CGCGCATGTACGTTCAGGTCAGTACTGGTCACATCAGGCTGCTACAACAACCCGGGTGTGACGCAGTACACGATCCCCCATCCGATATCCTTTCTGGATCTCTTCGAGCACAGTGCCCGGTTCAGTATCTTCAGGGGCGGGTTGCTGCATTAATGCTTCGTGTTCTTGTTCGTTGAAGGGCTGACCTTTGGCTTCAATGGGCTCAACACCCAGCCGGGCCAACTCATTCTGGAATTTGTCAAATACCAACTCTACCCCCTGCTTCAACTGCTCGTATCCTTCCTGGAGTTGGTCTTCTTTTTCCTCAAGTTGCTTCACGGCATCAACCGAACGCGTAAAGTCGTCGAGGATTTCCAGCATTTGCTGGACAACTTTTGCTTTGCCGGCTTCAAAGAGCATGGTTTTCTCCTGCTCAGTTCGCCGCTTGTAATTCTGAAACTCTGCAACCTGCCGCAACAGCCGGTCTTTCGTTTCTTTAAGTTCTGTTTTTAAGTCGGTTACTTCTGAGACTGACTCAGGTACTTCTTCAGTGCTCTCCTCCTCCTCTTTTACTGCTTCCTTTTCATCAGCCTGCGACTCAGCAGCTTTTGCTGCACCTTCTCCAGAAATCTCTACTGTATCTTCCATATCATTCATAATTCCAAAATGCGCAACCGGTTAACTGGGTACTGTTCAGAGGGCTTCCAGGGAAAATGGTTAAATCTAAATCAATTGCGTTCGCCTTCTTGTTTGCTGAGGATTACAGAAACCCCTTCAACAAGGGAAAAGACATGCGAATAGTGCATTCTTTTGGGGCCAATGACACCAAGTGTACCTTCTGTATTCCCAAAGCGATAGCGCGCTGTTACAATAGAATATTGGTTTACTGTCCCATCATTGATTTCACTGCCTATCCGGATATTAACCTGGCCAGGCTTCACAATGGGTTCGTTTTCGAGTAATTCTACAATGAAATTTTCATTCTCGAGCAGTTGCACGAGGTCTTTGAGGTCTTCTGGTTGCTCCAAAAACTCAGGTTGGGCAACAATGTTTTGTGCGCCGGCATAACTAACGCGTCCGTCTTCCTGTTCGCTGAAGATATTATCAGAAGATTGCAATACGAGCTTCACAAGCCCGGTCGGCTCGTTCTGAACATCCCGCATGCGATCCGCATACGTTTTGCGAATTTCGTCGATGGATAACCCAGCGAGCCTGCTGTTGAGCAATGCCACCACATCATCCAATTCCCGCCGACCCAGCGTAGTATGCAATTCGAGTACAACAGTTTTCACCAACCCGCCTTCCAGGCTGATGACGAACATAATCCGGGATGACGAAAGCGGCACAACTTCCAGCCTTTCAAGAATCCCGCTGCTCAACTTTGGACTGAGCACAACGCCAAGCAAGTTTGAAAGCCGGCCCAGGATTCGAGAGCATTCGCGTAACAACACATCAGGTTGATCTTCCAATCCACCCAGCTTGGCCTGAAGGTATGCCTGGTCATTCATAGACATGCCCTGCGGCTGCATCAATTGGTTGACAAAGGTACGATACCCTAATTCCGTAGGAATCCGACCAGCTGATGTGTAGGGATGATCAAGCAAGCCACGATCTTCCAAATCACTCATCGTGTTCCGTATTGACGCGGCACTAAGCCCGCCAGGAAAACGCTTTGACAAAAAGCGTGAACCAACCGGGCCGGCAGTATCAACAAAGCTCCGTACAACCAGACGTAAAATTTCGCCTTCCCGTACGGACAGTTTTTCGTTGAATGATGGGCTATATGTCTGTTGCTGATCACTCATGTTAGATACCTAAATCGAGCAAAAGCCTTGCCGATCAGTTCAAGGCAGAGCAATATAGGTCGAATCGGCAGATACTTATACTTACCAGCACCATTTTGGTTGATCCAACGCGCAGGATAACTGCCAATATTACCTATCACGTTCAGGGGCCTGCCACGCTGACACACACATTACTGCGTATTTCCTATAAATCCCACACCTTCTCGCCTGTTTTTTGTGTCTTTTCTGCCCCAATATTGATAGCGTATACTGATATATTCGTTGCTTTCTATGGGGTTCTCGAACACTTTTGGCAATGGTATGGCTAGCGGGTTGCGCAATTTATGATAAAGGTACGCAATCTCATCATTTCGAATCAGGTAATACGCGCATGCCCCGCTCGTACAGCCAGGCAATAACCAGCTCAATATGCTAAGGCTCAAACCACGTAGAGACGTCTTTTAAATCTTTGCGACCGATGTCAGGTACCGTGGCATCACTCGCGGGGTAACCTATAGGAAAGAGGATAAAAGGCTTTTCATTCTTGGGCCGGCCCAGAATTTCGTTCAGAAACTTCATCGGGCTGGGTGTGTGCGTGAGCGTAGCAAGGCCCATGTTGTGGACTGCAGAAATGAACATGCCACACGCGATACCACAGCTTTCCTGAACGTAGTAATGCTTCCGCCGGCTTTCGTCTTCGTTGAACCCGTAACTCTGCGCAAAACACACAACGATCCAGGGCACCGTTTCGAGGAAAGGTTTTTCCCAATTTGTACCAAACGGAGCCAGAGCCTCAAGCCATTCATCAGACATGCGGCCGCCATAACTCTCTTTCTCTTCCTTCTCAGCCGCAATCCGTATTTCGCGCTTAACTGCGGGATCACTGATTGCTACGAACGTCCAGGGCTGCATATGGGCGCCACTTGGAGCCGTACTTGCGGTCTGGATGGCACGCTCGATCAAGTGCTTCGGAACGGGTTCATCACTAAAAAAGCGAATAGACCGGCGCATGTCCATCATTTCGTAAAAGGTGTCAGCGCGGTCGACCATCGTGTCTTCTGGATATCGATGGTGTTTAAACGGAATATGGAGGGAGTCCTGCATAATGTCGGTTGGCTATGCGATCGCCAATTAATACTGGGCAAACTGGGCCCACCTGTAGAAATTGAACGCAAAAAAACAGGGGATTGTGAATGCAACAGGTTCTTTACATTCACAATCCCCCGAAGAGATTCAACAGGAGCCGGGAAGTCCCAAATTATTTCACGGTAATCGTGCTACTTGATCAAAAAAGTAACTTGTACAACAGCACGTACTTCCATTTCGCCGGCAGCATAAGCCTCTGGCTCAGGCGCAGCTTCTGCTTTGGCAAGCCGCACATTGTGGTCGGCCATATGCACTACAGGCCTTGGCATCGAGAAGCTCTGCTCCGTTATTTTCCAGACACCACCCAGTTCTGCATCCAGGCTTGCAGCCATCAGCGTGGCTTTCGACTTCGCGCGCGTCATTGCCATCACAAGCGCCTTATCCCGTACATTTTCGCGATCTTGCAAACCATATGAAATCCCATTGAGACGGTTGGCGCCTTCCTGCACAATACCTGCGATGAGCGCCGGCAACATTTCAAGATCCTCTATTTCAACCACCAGTTCCCGCGTAGCTTCAAACCCTTTATCTTCCGGCTTCCTTGTTTGTGGATTGTATTCGCGAATGGGCTGCAATCGAAGGGTCGCCAGTCGAATTTTCCGTTCCTCGATGCCCAAATCACGCACAACATTCAACGCATTTTTTGATACTTCAGCGTTTTTTGCACGCGCTTTCTCGGGGTTCCAATTTTTGGTAGAAATGCCAAAGCGCACAGTTGCCATGTCCGGAATGGCATCTACAATGCCCTCACCAGAAACCGTTATCGATCTGTATTCTTCAAAAGCCTGCGCAGTAACGGTACCAGAAGGCACAACTGCGCTAATAAGCAAAAGGGTCGTTAGAAAAAGATTAATGTATTTCATACCTGTACAATAAGATTAGATGGCGAAGCACCAGTAGGTGCAAAAGCCGCGCCCTTGCTCTATTAACGCACTACAGTGCTGATTATTACCCACTATGGGTGTAGCCGACCCAAAAGGCGTGGGAATGGAATGGTTTCCCGTACGTGCTGGATGCCGCAAATCCAGGTTACTGCGCGCTCCAACCCGAGGCCAAATCCACTGTGCGGCACCGAACCAAAGCGGCGTAGGTCAAAATACCACTCGAACACTTCGGCCGGCAAGTTATGTGCTGCAACTTGCTCTTCCAGGAAGGCAAGGTCTGTTGCCCGCTCACCACCACCAATAATTTCGCCGTACCCTTCTGGTGCCAGCACGTCCATGCCAAGTGCAAGCCTGTCATCTTCAGGATCGCGTTTCATGTAGAATGCCTTGATCACGGCAGGAAAACGGTGTACGATGATCGGCTGGTCGTAATGCCGCGTAATCAAGGTTTCATCGCTACCTCCAAAATCGTTGCCCCACTCGAAGTTACGGGCAGACTCACGCCATTGCGGCAAATTACGCAGCTGCTCTTCAATTTCTTCGAGTCGCTGGTTTATTTCAATCGCCCGCGCATCGATACGCCGCTTCTCCCCTTTCTTCACCTGTCCGTAACGCTTCTGGTTGTCAGCAAGCTCCTGCTTCAACCGCGGCCCTTCTTCTTCGAGCGCTGCGATCTCCTCGGTCACCATGTTGTACGTTTTATCGCTACGCAGCAGGTCTACCGCATCTGAATAATGCAGGCGAGGGAAAGGCGTCTTTATTTTTTCGAGCTTGGCAACGTCGCGTCCGACAATTTCCAATTCAGGCCGGCAATTGGCAAGAACGGCCTCCACAATGGCTGCCAGAAAATCTTCTGCCAACGCCATGTTCATCTCTAAATCGTAAAACGCCATCTCCGGCTCGATCATCCAAAACTCAGTAAGGTGCCGG
This region of Bacteroidota bacterium genomic DNA includes:
- the hrcA gene encoding heat-inducible transcriptional repressor HrcA is translated as MSDQQQTYSPSFNEKLSVREGEILRLVVRSFVDTAGPVGSRFLSKRFPGGLSAASIRNTMSDLEDRGLLDHPYTSAGRIPTELGYRTFVNQLMQPQGMSMNDQAYLQAKLGGLEDQPDVLLRECSRILGRLSNLLGVVLSPKLSSGILERLEVVPLSSSRIMFVISLEGGLVKTVVLELHTTLGRRELDDVVALLNSRLAGLSIDEIRKTYADRMRDVQNEPTGLVKLVLQSSDNIFSEQEDGRVSYAGAQNIVAQPEFLEQPEDLKDLVQLLENENFIVELLENEPIVKPGQVNIRIGSEINDGTVNQYSIVTARYRFGNTEGTLGVIGPKRMHYSHVFSLVEGVSVILSKQEGERN
- a CDS encoding SIMPL domain-containing protein (The SIMPL domain is named for its presence in mouse protein SIMPL (signalling molecule that associates with mouse pelle-like kinase). Bacterial member BP26, from Brucella, was shown to assemble into a channel-like structure, while YggE from E. coli has been associated with resistance to oxidative stress.), whose translation is MKYINLFLTTLLLISAVVPSGTVTAQAFEEYRSITVSGEGIVDAIPDMATVRFGISTKNWNPEKARAKNAEVSKNALNVVRDLGIEERKIRLATLRLQPIREYNPQTRKPEDKGFEATRELVVEIEDLEMLPALIAGIVQEGANRLNGISYGLQDRENVRDKALVMAMTRAKSKATLMAASLDAELGGVWKITEQSFSMPRPVVHMADHNVRLAKAEAAPEPEAYAAGEMEVRAVVQVTFLIK
- a CDS encoding nucleotide exchange factor GrpE translates to MEDTVEISGEGAAKAAESQADEKEAVKEEEESTEEVPESVSEVTDLKTELKETKDRLLRQVAEFQNYKRRTEQEKTMLFEAGKAKVVQQMLEILDDFTRSVDAVKQLEEKEDQLQEGYEQLKQGVELVFDKFQNELARLGVEPIEAKGQPFNEQEHEALMQQPAPEDTEPGTVLEEIQKGYRMGDRVLRHTRVVVAA
- a CDS encoding asparagine--tRNA ligase, whose product is MDYTTIDKLASLEGKTVQLKGWLYNKRGSKSLQFLVLRDGSGMVQCVVNQEEVDAASWEAADGLTQESAVEIHGTVSLDERQIGGVEVQAQKVVLIGASEDYPITPKSHGIDFLMNKRHLWLRSRRQWAIMRIRNQITMAIHNFFQGRGFIQADAPILTGNAVEGTSTLFEIDYFGEPAYLTQSGQLYGEAMAMAMGKIYTFGPTFRAEKSKTRRHLTEFWMIEPEMAFYDLEMNMALAEDFLAAIVEAVLANCRPELEIVGRDVAKLEKIKTPFPRLHYSDAVDLLRSDKTYNMVTEEIAALEEEGPRLKQELADNQKRYGQVKKGEKRRIDARAIEINQRLEEIEEQLRNLPQWRESARNFEWGNDFGGSDETLITRHYDQPIIVHRFPAVIKAFYMKRDPEDDRLALGMDVLAPEGYGEIIGGGERATDLAFLEEQVAAHNLPAEVFEWYFDLRRFGSVPHSGFGLGLERAVTWICGIQHVRETIPFPRLLGRLHP
- a CDS encoding nitroreductase family protein, translating into MQDSLHIPFKHHRYPEDTMVDRADTFYEMMDMRRSIRFFSDEPVPKHLIERAIQTASTAPSGAHMQPWTFVAISDPAVKREIRIAAEKEEKESYGGRMSDEWLEALAPFGTNWEKPFLETVPWIVVCFAQSYGFNEDESRRKHYYVQESCGIACGMFISAVHNMGLATLTHTPSPMKFLNEILGRPKNEKPFILFPIGYPASDATVPDIGRKDLKDVSTWFEP